The genomic stretch CTTAAGGTATTCATATCATCaccatttaataaattttgtattattatttcgaTATTGGGTAATTCACATAAAGCACTCTTAACTGATTTTTCCATACATtcaaatatatcaatatcattattttcttcacaatatatattttttaattctttaaaaaataatggtaATAATCGTGTGTCACCCACCTTTTCAATAaggttataaaaaatattcggtttgtttattttttcatttcgaATACGTATCTCATTAATTAATGAATCCATGTTttcacatttatttatatcatcctttgataataattcatcatttaaattttcttCCTTTATACAATTCCTATCACCTGATTGGGTTAGCCACTCTTCCGTCTTGTTATtagatttattaattaaattattagtACCATCCAATTTACCATTAATCAAATTCTCATTAATTTCTTTCcctctttttataatatcatcaGGTATACTAGGTCTTGTTAATATAAAGGCATATGACAAAGCTTGTACGACCGTTGCAGAATTTACACCTATCCTTAAACGCTGTTGTAAAAATCTTACAATATATTTAGCTTCAGATGTTTTAGCACTTACTAACAATTTCTTTATGACTTCCCTTTTCTTCTGTTGTGAATTTGATCCTATAAGGTTAGGTATACTTTTTAGCTCATGAAAAACAGATTGTATAGTTAAGCGAGGTAACGGAAATATTGTTCTCATTTTACAAGAACAATTCTCCGCTATTATTCCTAAATCTTCAATTTGTTGTAAATCCTTCTTTATACTACTTTCCGTTCTACTATATGCTTCAGACATCGTTTTTAATATCAAGGCTTCACCTACACCAGCTTCGACATTTAAATAATCGGGAGCTACTTTATTTAAGGTTATATATACAGCTGGTATTAAGTCATTAGGgctataatatattaaaacccTAAATATATTCgataatataatagatacattttttttacttcCTGTACCACTACCTTTTAATTCTTCTATTTGATTAAATGCATTTGTTAAAAAGGTAAATAATAAGGAGTCTTTAAatttatgtttttctttatctttttcagataaatataaatcatttatattaaaatgtacaGGATTAAATTTAGGTGAGCTCAAATCATTCACTTTTTCATCTTCTCTTACAACACAATTAAATAACGAccctttttttataacatcaTTTTCATTCTTAACTTTagctcttttatttttactactttcattaataattttccttttgacgtttttatctttttcttcttcttcttcttttactTCTCCTTTTTCAAATGTTTCATTTTCCTTCGTCTTATCGTTAGTTCCTTTTCTTGGAAAAGAGAAACATTttctaaaaaataaacaaaatgtaaaaataaaatataaaaatttgcacaaaaatatagaaattatAGGTTtctacataaataaaaatatatacacatatatatatatatatatatatatatatatatacatattcatcatataatttctttGTAAGATGCAAAACATACAATATATCACTATAACTATTAGATGATGAATTCTTTGTAATATTCTTAGAAACTTTAAAATTGAAATAAATCTTTTTATGactaaatatttttctcgTCCTTAAAAATGACagcataaaattataatcacTTCTaacataattaataattttacataCAACCATCTTAATTAATACAACTAATATTAGGAAATtcataatgaatatatattttacaacaCTTTCAAAAATGTACGtacatatgtattttataacatCTTTTACATCtcattacattttttaaattatttttattcatttataaggagttacatatatatatatatatatatttaaaattaaagcataattcacaaaaaaaaataaattaaataaaccAAAGAAGGagcaaaaaaaagaaaaaaaaaaaaaaaatgaaaacaaaagaaaagagaagaaaacaaaaaaatgtaattcaaaaaaataattatatacatatatatatatatatatatatatatcattttagaATCCATGTATTTTTCtaatctcttttttttttttttttttttttttttgtttataactTACTCTAAGGTAACTTGCTTTAGTGCTTTTTCCATTACTTaaagaattttataaaataaaaaaaaaaaaaaaaattatatattatttttttttttttctttcctaTTAGATTTGatttaaagaatattatggtaaaaaaaagaaaaagaagaaaaaataaaaaaatactatAAGAGGtgatatacacatatataaaaaatataaataaaatataatattctacctattatataaaaaattaatatacttatatataaatattatatatatataattatatttttttttttcacacacatttatattgtattatcatGATTAtggcaatatatatatatatatatatatagatatatatatattaatgttattaaaagctgtaataattttttaagtattttctaaaaagaaaagcaaaaaaaaaataagaatatatatcatgataaaataatatattaacattattcCTTCTACAtctaaaaaaagaaaaaattaagatTCAAAATAagtttttaataattcaattaaaaaaaaataagaaaattaatttatccttaaaaaaaatataaaatatgtgttaacatatataaatatatatatatatataataagtgtAAGAGAGTTTAacacaataaataaaaagtataataccaaaaaaaaaaaaaaaaaaaagaaagaaagaaaaaaaaaaaaggaaaattatgtatacataatattaaatcatacaaatataaaaaattatacctAATGGGCAACTTTTATGAAtacataaaaacaaaataaaaaaataaaaaattaaaattaaatatatatgtgtatcaagtgtttaaaatgaaaaaaggcattacatataaacatatatatatatatatatatatatatttatttatttatttatttttatttattttttccttttagcacattaaatataagaagaagaaaaacacacatatgtaaatatatatatatgtataattaataaaagtaGCGTGATCCATCTTATCTTTTCTTaccttataatatatatatatatatatatatatatataattatatatttataattaacaaaattaaaaaagaaaatattatatatacatatgtatatataataaaataaaagaaatgataaaataatattaaaaagtataataaaataaagataactgaaaaaattaaaaattattcatatgtaaatattttaaatatcgcattatttttaatatttctccACATAtcattgttatatatatatatatatatatatattaaatataagcttaattataatgagttaaaaaaataattaacacACACatgtatatctatatatacatatatatatatatatatatatatatttatatatttatttatttacattctTTATATCATAACATATTTAACTTATACATTTTGTATTACTCCAATGTGGGCAATCCaatttgtttaaaaaaaaaaaaaaaaaaaaaaagattgtgtgtgttaattatttattccttttaaacacaaaaaaatatgaatgctCTTATAagttcttcttttatttggGCATTccttgttattattatatttaattaaagaCGTATACACTTAAAAAAGTAAACAGACATAATTACAGTCATCAAACATAATACAATCACAAGGCTGGTAACGTAAAGAAATGCATAATCGTGCTCCTCCAGACGTATTTTTAAGTTCATACCAAAAACTCCTAAATTGGGggggaagaaaaaaaaaataataaataaataaataaataaataaataaataaacatacatacatatatatatatatatatatattttttttttcaccttATGCTTTACTTAAATCTTTTAATTGGTCTACtttacttttttcttttttcttttttcttttttcttttttatttttttttttttattttttttttttttgaatgtaCCTGTTATTAAGGTTCCTATACCAAAACCCGAATTGATCAAACTTATGACTATATCCATTCTTATCAAATTATTTCTTGATAAAGACAAGTCggatataattttattctcCAGATTTATCATTAAATCATATAAGTGCTTAACTTGATCATGCAACTGATTCAATTCTTGATCAAAATATTCAAACAACATCTCTAAATCTTGATTAGGATGCtctttattgttattattattattatcttcctCATTAATATTAGGATTAAAATAACATCTTGTtaattccattttttttaaatccatATGATTTTCTGATACATCATGAAAAGctttaataaaagaattaattttattgatAAGTATATTTGTAGgttcttttaaattatgtAAATTACTTAAGATATCTTGATATTTTGTTACCTTTaatgaaaatttaatatcagcaaaatctttatttaataatttcatttCTGCGTTTAAATGCTCTAAGGCACTCGAAAAAATACATTCAAGTGCACAAAACTCAAATGGTCTTTGTTCTGATTTTTTCATATCAGGTTTATAcgaatttataaattttttagatactgaacataatttttttattaaatcatcTCTTATTAAATCTTCTTTTACAACTAAAAAAACACTTGAATGTAATATAACACAAGTTAAAGGTGGTAAAGAAACTAATATAGAATTTAAACGAGCTTCTATACTagcaatattattattatcagc from Plasmodium falciparum 3D7 genome assembly, chromosome: 13 encodes the following:
- a CDS encoding DNA ligase I, which gives rise to MNFLILVVLIKMVVCKIINYVRSDYNFMLSFLRTRKIFSHKKIYFNFKVSKNITKNSSSNSYSDILKCFSFPRKGTNDKTKENETFEKGEVKEEEEEKDKNVKRKIINESSKNKRAKVKNENDVIKKGSLFNCVVREDEKVNDLSSPKFNPVHFNINDLYLSEKDKEKHKFKDSLLFTFLTNAFNQIEELKGSGTGSKKNVSIILSNIFRVLIYYSPNDLIPAVYITLNKVAPDYLNVEAGVGEALILKTMSEAYSRTESSIKKDLQQIEDLGIIAENCSCKMRTIFPLPRLTIQSVFHELKSIPNLIGSNSQQKKREVIKKLLVSAKTSEAKYIVRFLQQRLRIGVNSATVVQALSYAFILTRPSIPDDIIKRGKEINENLINGKLDGTNNLINKSNNKTEEWLTQSGDRNCIKEENLNDELLSKDDINKCENMDSLINEIRIRNEKINKPNIFYNLIEKVGDTRLLPLFFKELKNIYCEENNDIDIFECMEKSVKSALCELPNIEIIIQNLLNGDDMNTLSKKCTVKTGIPVQPMLAKPTKGVQEVLDRFNNVTFTCEYKYDGERAQIHYIDKDNIKIFSRNLETMTEKYPDVIQIIKDQIGENVKECIIDSEVVAYDIVNNKILPFQVLTTRKRKDVDIENIKVKVCLFPFDLICCNGIPVIKEPLAVRRKLLYSLLKSKDGVLSYATHSEMNNIEDIDMFLQDAIENNCEGLMVKTLVENASYEPSRRSLNWLKVKKDYVEGLSDSVDLVPIAGYYGKGKRSGVYGAFVLAAYNSETENFQTVCKAGTGFSDEILSTLYETLSEKIIPNKKSYYEVSDKLNPDVWFDAHYVWEVKAADLSLSPVHTAAIGIYADDKGIGLRFPRFLRLREDKNAEQATTTQQIVDFYEAQFSSNKNKNIDYNDDTESE
- a CDS encoding CorA-like Mg2+ transporter protein, putative — its product is MLTCFLFYIYEKKASNKKYDYDEIDLNDDDDDIIDNKSFDKNNYSYNIKNRLFKHYKKVHDNGDCLSRKENSINSSTLMNREKSSINDENDTKSRLRCSLCHKNESKIKLEGIMNENDYLIQINKLRRHVIIEIFGGKCFIREYLCTEFLRRIKHCCHINYVKYNVGLINYRDCKQLLADNNNIASIEARLNSILVSLPPLTCVILHSSVFLVVKEDLIRDDLIKKLCSVSKKFINSYKPDMKKSEQRPFEFCALECIFSSALEHLNAEMKLLNKDFADIKFSLKVTKYQDILSNLHNLKEPTNILINKINSFIKAFHDVSENHMDLKKMELTRCYFNPNINEEDNNNNNNKEHPNQDLEMLFEYFDQELNQLHDQVKHLYDLMINLENKIISDLSLSRNNLIRMDIVISLINSGFGIGTLITGVFGMNLKIRLEEHDYAFLYVTSLVIVLCLMTVIMSVYFFKCIRL
- a CDS encoding CorA-like Mg2+ transporter protein, putative, with the translated sequence MSFESFVLKDEKKASNKKYDYDEIDLNDDDDDIIDNKSFDKNNYSYNIKNRLFKHYKKVHDNGDCLSRKENSINSSTLMNREKSSINDENDTKSRLRCSLCHKNESKIKLEGIMNENDYLIQINKLRRHVIIEIFGGKCFIREYLCTEFLRRIKHCCHINYVKYNVGLINYRDCKQLLADNNNIASIEARLNSILVSLPPLTCVILHSSVFLVVKEDLIRDDLIKKLCSVSKKFINSYKPDMKKSEQRPFEFCALECIFSSALEHLNAEMKLLNKDFADIKFSLKVTKYQDILSNLHNLKEPTNILINKINSFIKAFHDVSENHMDLKKMELTRCYFNPNINEEDNNNNNNKEHPNQDLEMLFEYFDQELNQLHDQVKHLYDLMINLENKIISDLSLSRNNLIRMDIVISLINSGFGIGTLITGVFGMNLKIRLEEHDYAFLYVTSLVIVLCLMTVIMSVYFFKCIRL